The Carboxydocella sporoproducens DSM 16521 genome has a window encoding:
- a CDS encoding phosphoribosylanthranilate isomerase, with protein sequence MLKFKVCGLTRVEDAEKAVYLGANAIGVIIGAESKRRVSLEQARAILEKVPSSCWKVGVVADVPVTEAYNLARDLNLDLLQLHGRESPAYCSALKWPAVKAWSVVYRDGSQLRKELEPFLQVVEAILLDNNRGGSGQNFDWTVLQNLRLPKPVWIAGGLNAENIPKLLEIFQPDLVDVNSGVESQPGIKDAEKMARVAAIIRRF encoded by the coding sequence TTGTTGAAATTCAAAGTTTGTGGTCTTACCAGGGTAGAAGACGCAGAAAAGGCAGTTTACCTCGGTGCTAACGCCATCGGAGTCATCATTGGAGCTGAAAGCAAAAGAAGGGTTAGCCTGGAACAAGCCCGGGCCATTCTGGAAAAAGTCCCTTCTTCTTGCTGGAAAGTGGGGGTAGTGGCTGATGTGCCTGTTACGGAGGCCTACAATCTGGCTCGGGATTTGAATCTGGATTTGTTGCAGCTTCACGGGCGGGAGAGCCCGGCCTATTGCTCTGCCTTAAAGTGGCCAGCAGTCAAGGCCTGGTCTGTGGTTTATCGCGATGGCAGTCAACTGCGAAAGGAACTGGAACCTTTTCTACAGGTAGTGGAAGCTATACTGCTGGACAATAACCGGGGAGGATCAGGCCAGAATTTTGACTGGACGGTTTTACAAAACCTGCGGTTGCCCAAACCAGTTTGGATTGCTGGAGGCTTAAATGCAGAAAACATCCCCAAATTATTAGAAATCTTTCAACCCGATTTGGTGGATGTAAATTCCGGGGTGGAAAGCCAGCCTGGAATCAAAGATGCTGAAAAAATGGCTAGGGTAGCCGCAATCATAAGGAGGTTTTAG